A genomic region of Chitinimonas arctica contains the following coding sequences:
- a CDS encoding polyhydroxyalkanoic acid system family protein codes for MSIQIRHSHNKSQEEARKLAEQVAEQMKNEFAMEYRWDGDVLNFQRPGVSGQLMLPPGEVVMDVKLGFLLSAMKPRIEGEVRKFLTQQFG; via the coding sequence ATGTCCATCCAGATCCGACACAGCCACAACAAATCCCAGGAAGAAGCTCGCAAGCTGGCCGAGCAAGTGGCGGAGCAAATGAAAAACGAGTTCGCCATGGAATACCGTTGGGACGGCGACGTATTGAACTTCCAGCGCCCCGGCGTTTCGGGTCAATTGATGCTGCCACCGGGTGAAGTCGTGATGGATGTGAAGCTGGGCTTTTTGCTGTCCGCGATGAAGCCGCGTATCGAAGGCGAAGTGAGGAAATTCCTGACGCAGCAATTCGGTTAA
- a CDS encoding FFLEELY motif protein, whose translation MLASLDDTITQSGLSRPRYLLAHWQTQRLARSYADLAASERYAPATEFFLADLYAPRDFSRRDQDGERVVAKMRALLPARAMAAIQSALHLNRLSQQLDIGMADMLFGEMGVADIDEVNYAEAYRRCKQFAARREQIVLVDALGHELDAVVKKPLVQLALKLAHGPAHLAGLGELQDFLERGVAAFLHMRGAEVFLATVRERESSILARIEAGEPQPFRLDG comes from the coding sequence ATGCTTGCTTCGCTTGACGACACCATTACCCAAAGCGGGCTTTCCCGCCCGCGCTACCTGCTGGCTCATTGGCAGACGCAGCGTCTGGCGCGCAGCTATGCCGACCTGGCTGCGAGCGAGCGCTATGCACCCGCCACCGAATTCTTCCTGGCCGATCTGTACGCACCCCGGGATTTTTCCCGGCGCGACCAGGATGGCGAGCGGGTGGTTGCCAAGATGCGCGCGCTATTGCCGGCACGCGCCATGGCGGCCATCCAGAGCGCCTTGCACCTGAACCGCTTGAGCCAGCAGCTGGATATCGGCATGGCCGATATGCTGTTTGGCGAGATGGGTGTAGCGGATATCGACGAGGTCAACTACGCCGAGGCCTATCGGCGCTGCAAGCAGTTCGCTGCCCGGCGCGAACAGATCGTCCTGGTCGATGCCTTGGGCCATGAGTTGGACGCGGTGGTAAAGAAGCCGCTCGTGCAGCTGGCGCTCAAGCTGGCCCACGGTCCCGCCCATCTGGCCGGTTTGGGCGAATTGCAGGATTTTTTGGAGCGCGGCGTGGCGGCATTTCTACATATGCGCGGCGCCGAGGTATTCCTCGCCACCGTGCGTGAACGGGAAAGCAGCATACTTGCCCGTATCGAAGCAGGAGAGCCGCAGCCGTTCCGATTGGACGGCTAG
- a CDS encoding phasin family protein, which translates to MAKALKKATEEKQYAHVILESANQIWLAGLGAFAKAQGEGVKAFDHLVEAGKQVEEKSRKSAEEKVVAVTSKATETWDKLEQVFQDRVARALNTLGVPSNKDVADLNKRIDELNKSVQELLKKQTAKPAAAKSDEPKAEAKAVIAKAADPKAEVKPVAKA; encoded by the coding sequence ATGGCAAAAGCACTGAAGAAAGCGACCGAAGAAAAGCAGTACGCGCACGTTATCCTTGAATCCGCCAACCAGATCTGGCTGGCCGGCCTCGGTGCTTTCGCCAAGGCCCAGGGCGAGGGCGTAAAAGCCTTCGATCACCTGGTCGAAGCCGGCAAGCAAGTCGAAGAGAAGAGCCGCAAGTCGGCTGAGGAGAAAGTTGTGGCCGTGACCAGCAAAGCAACCGAGACCTGGGACAAATTGGAGCAAGTGTTCCAGGACCGCGTAGCCCGCGCCCTGAACACCCTGGGCGTGCCCAGCAACAAGGATGTCGCCGACCTGAACAAGCGCATCGACGAACTGAACAAGAGCGTCCAGGAACTGCTGAAGAAGCAGACCGCCAAGCCGGCAGCCGCCAAGTCCGACGAGCCCAAGGCAGAAGCCAAGGCCGTGATCGCCAAGGCGGCCGATCCAAAAGCCGAAGTCAAGCCGGTTGCCAAGGCCTGA